A region of Malaclemys terrapin pileata isolate rMalTer1 chromosome 5, rMalTer1.hap1, whole genome shotgun sequence DNA encodes the following proteins:
- the RASL11B gene encoding ras-like protein family member 11B, which translates to MRLVQNMCTIAEYPQAGSASGDGCSGGSSGHPRLIKIAVVGASGVGKTALVVRFLTKRFIGDYERNAGNLYSRQIQIDGEMLAIQVQDTPGIQIHEHNLDCNEQLNRCIRWADAVVIVFSITDYKSYELLSHLHQQVRQLHPGNRVPVVVVANKADLLHIKEVEPQNGLQLANVLGCTFYEVSVSENYNDVFNAFHVLCKEVSKQQITSTPEKRRTSLIPRPKSPNMQDLKRRFKQALSAKVRTVTSV; encoded by the exons ATGCGCCTTGTCCAGAACATGTGCACCATCGCCGAGTACCCCCAGGCCGGCAGCGCCAGCGGAGACGGCTGCAGCGGGGGTTCCTCCGGCCACCCCCGCCTCATCAAGATCGCGGTGGTGGGAGCCAGCGGCGTGGGCAAAACCG CCCTGGTGGTGCGATTCCTCACAAAACGCTTCATCGGAGACTACGAGAGAAACGCGG gtAACCTTTATAGCAGACAGATCCAAATAGATGGAGAGATGCTTGCTATTCAAGTGCAAGATACACCAGGCATTCAG ATCCATGAACATAATCTGGACTGTAATGAACAGTTGAACAGATGCATTCGATGGGCGGATGCTGTTGTGATTGTTTTTTCCATCACAGATTATAAGAGCTATGAACTACTTAGTCACCTTCACCAGCAAGTTCGACAGTTACACCCAGGAAACAGAGTCCCTGTTGTCGTTGTAGCAAACAAAGCTGATCTCCTACATATTAAAGAGGTGGAGCCACAGAATGGACTTCAACTGGCAAACGTGCTAGGTTGTACTTTTTATGAAGTGTCTGTCAGTGAGAACTACAACGATGTCTTCAATGCCTTCCATGTCCTGTGTAAAGAAGTTAGTAAACAACAAATAACTAGCACCCCTGAGAAGAGAAGAACCTCTCTTATCCCAAGGCCAAAGTCGCCAAACATGCAGGATCTGAAGAGAAGGTTTAAGCAAGCTTTGTCTGCTAAAGTTAGGACTGTCACTTCTGTCTGA